From Argopecten irradians isolate NY chromosome 2, Ai_NY, whole genome shotgun sequence, the proteins below share one genomic window:
- the LOC138316815 gene encoding transmembrane protein 231-like, whose product MAVYEVFAHPELRRYKTHVCTKASILMFVVLFVTFIPPLFVVYRSYGFWIKEDYYRETPRVLFKKELILVVELEDPNNAGLSYLTYSTYQRYNELQQNNVRVPVVQSREDDSNGDGKNDGLAIKIEMPLLDTENVVGMKLLLFFDYRLERFSSFGMESLAYVSYDSVKAGARYDIYGELCIKQKQALDHKGLDTRFNQVATHHVILPIAGSHTPCDTEFWSILNLSFRYTPGFWYMVKWGWVQYVSVLLLFLFVFDRIKIFIFQNQLVTTIVEKPWKADKFS is encoded by the exons ATGGCGGTCTACGAGGTATTCGCCCATCCAGAGCTGAGACGGTACAAGACCCACGTCTGCACAAAGGCTTCCATTTTGATGTTTGTGGTCTTGTTTGTTACATTCATCCCACCATTATTCGTCGTATACAGAAGTTACG GATTCTGGATTAAGGAGGATTACTACAGAGAAACTCCTCGTGTGTTGTTTAAGAAGGAATTAATCCTGGTTGTTGAGCTGGAGGATCCTAACAATGCTGGCTTAAGTTACCTGACTTACTCCACCTATCAAAGATACAACGAACTGCAGCAAAACAATGTCAGAGTTCCTGTCGTACAG TCCAGAGAAGATGACAGTAATGGTGATGGGAAGAATGATGGTCTCGCTATCAAGATAGAAATGCCTCTGTTGGATACAGAGAATGTGGTGGGAATGAAACTTCTCCTCTTCTTCGACTACAGACTGGAG AGGTTTTCCTCATTTGGAATGGAGTCCTTGGCATATGTTTCGTATGATTCTGTGAAAGCAGGTGCTAGATATGACATTTATGGTGAATTATGCATCAAACAGAAACAAGCACTGGATCACAAGGGATTAGATACCAGATTTAAT CAGGTAGCCACACACCATGTGATACTCCCTATAGCAGGTAGCCACACAccatgtgatacagaattttggTCTATCCTTAACCTGAGCTTCAGATACACACCAGGGTTCTGGTACATGGTGAAGTGGGGCTGGGTCCAGTATGTATCGGTGCTGCTGCTGTTCCTCTTCGTCTTCGACCGCATCAAAATCTTCATCTTCCAGAACCAGCTTGTCACCACCATTGTGGAGAAACCATGGAAGGCAGACAAGTTCTCATGA